CGGTGCCGTTGGCGAACATGGTGACCTCGGCGATCTGCTGGGGAACCCGCGGATTGCGGGCCACGGACAGGTGCACGTCAGCTTCCTTGACCATCCCCTCGAAGTGGGTGATGGCGCGGGTGAGTTTGGTTTCGGTGTACTCCCGGATGGCGGGGGTCACCTCCAGATTGCGGCCATGAATCAGCAGTTTCATCAGTTGGCAGCTACCTCCGTTGCTGGCCTGATCCAACGCTAGGAACGCCGGCCCGTGGTCTCCCAGCTCGACGCAATCCTTTTCGAAGCGCCGCGGCCCGTGGCCTTCGAGCCCGCCTGGCAGGCCCAGCGGCAGCTTCAGCAGCGCCTCCTCGCCACTCCCCAGGGGCCGGATGCGGTGATGCTGCTGGAGCATCTGCCCTGCTACACCCTGGGCCGCGGCGCCTCCGAGGCCTTCCTCCGCTTTCCTGCCCAGGCCTCGCCCCTGCCGCTGCACCGGATCGACCGGGGCGGTGAGGTGACGCACCACGCTCCGGGCCAGCTGGTGCTCTATCCGGTGCTCAACCTGCGGCGCCACGGGGAGGATCTGCACCTCTACCTGCGGGCGCTCGAACAGGTGGTGATCGACCTTCTGGCCGGCCTGGGACTCCAGGGAGAGCGCATCGACGGTCTCACCGGGGTGTGGCTGCAGGGGCGCAAGGTGGCGGCGATCGGCGTGGGCGCCCGCCGCTGGATCAGCCAGCACGGCCTCGCCCTCAACGTG
This sequence is a window from Cyanobium sp. PCC 7001. Protein-coding genes within it:
- the lipB gene encoding lipoyl(octanoyl) transferase LipB produces the protein MVSQLDAILFEAPRPVAFEPAWQAQRQLQQRLLATPQGPDAVMLLEHLPCYTLGRGASEAFLRFPAQASPLPLHRIDRGGEVTHHAPGQLVLYPVLNLRRHGEDLHLYLRALEQVVIDLLAGLGLQGERIDGLTGVWLQGRKVAAIGVGARRWISQHGLALNVEADLSGFQAVVPCGLADRPVGRLVDVRPGLTAQQLRVPLLQAFARQFHLTLRPPRHHEQLEGW